From Streptomyces sp. TLI_053, a single genomic window includes:
- a CDS encoding aromatic prenyltransferase yields the protein MSESAFLENFYAAVEGTARVVDVPFERETVWPVLTAYQDVLPESVISFRVQNSPLGADDLDCRFTMLPRGLDPYAVALANGLTEKTDHPVGKLLAEVHGELPIDSCGVDFGVRAGFTKTWSFPTVERLLTVREVAALPSAPAGITANLDVFDRYGLSDIVSTVGIDYGSRTVNLYFGGGASGRVPRETFAPAGVRAMLAELGLPAPSEELLTFNEKAFVMYATLSWDSPKISRITYSVMTPEPLALPVTVAPQITRLVQEAPYSTEGRNFVYGVTVTPKGEYHKIQSYYQWRRPVEKMLVAES from the coding sequence ATGTCGGAAAGCGCCTTCCTGGAGAACTTCTACGCGGCCGTCGAGGGAACCGCCCGCGTGGTGGACGTACCTTTCGAGCGCGAGACGGTGTGGCCGGTCCTGACCGCCTACCAGGACGTGCTGCCGGAGTCGGTGATCTCCTTCCGGGTGCAGAACAGCCCGCTCGGTGCCGATGACCTCGACTGCCGGTTCACCATGCTCCCCCGGGGGCTCGACCCCTACGCCGTCGCGCTGGCGAACGGCCTGACCGAGAAGACCGACCATCCCGTCGGCAAGCTGCTGGCCGAGGTCCACGGCGAGCTCCCGATCGACAGCTGCGGCGTCGACTTCGGCGTCCGGGCCGGGTTCACCAAGACCTGGTCCTTCCCCACCGTCGAGCGGCTGCTGACGGTCCGCGAGGTCGCCGCGCTGCCGTCGGCCCCGGCGGGCATCACCGCCAACCTCGACGTCTTCGACCGCTACGGCCTGTCGGACATCGTCAGCACCGTCGGCATCGACTACGGCAGCCGGACGGTCAACCTCTACTTCGGCGGCGGCGCCTCCGGCCGGGTGCCGCGGGAGACCTTCGCCCCCGCGGGCGTCCGCGCGATGCTCGCCGAACTGGGCCTGCCGGCCCCGAGCGAGGAGCTGCTGACGTTCAACGAGAAGGCGTTCGTCATGTACGCCACGCTGAGCTGGGACTCCCCCAAGATCTCGCGGATCACCTACTCCGTGATGACGCCCGAGCCGCTGGCGCTGCCGGTGACCGTCGCCCCGCAGATCACCCGGCTGGTCCAGGAGGCTCCGTACAGCACCGAGGGCCGCAACTTCGTCTACGGCGTGACGGTCACGCCCAAGGGCGAGTACCACAAGATCCAGTCGTACTACCAGTGGCGGCGGCCGGTCGAGAAGATGCTCGTCGCCGAGTCGTAG
- a CDS encoding LCP family protein produces the protein MSGQWGEGPARGDDAPGALTADGAAGGMPGAPVPGPRAGGRAEARRAAQGKQGQAAKAGPAKAGPPPAGGGGRAAARAAARKPKRDVKKIVAWSAAGVLVLLAGAGGLIYYQLNGNIKSFDADAIAKDRPPEAQADADGNKPVNLLLIGSDSRGKNNSDLGGGEDGGARSDTTILLHVYADHKHAVGISIPRNAMVAIPSCKLPNGKWTKGSNSDLFNAAFSTGGTDEGNPACTQNTVEKLTGIRVDHTMVVDFQGFSAMTKAVDGVDVCLPEDIYEKDLNEKLPAKGAVVLKKGPQKVEGQPALDYVRLRHGIGDGSDIGRMKRQQAFISSLASKIKKQGLNPTTLLPLANAATSSLTVDPGLDSADKLMSFGLSLRNIDLHDLKFVTLPWRYRTVDANIDIVQADAKKLWDTLKADQTIDGQNATGEQPAEAPSPTAPPAVAATTASTPAAVAHAAAAGSPLADTKSIKVSVYTGTSATGMAGKAAEQLKAAKFTATAVGRADNLKYTTTMVQYGSGQKANAEKVAAVFPGAVVEPGTSAGITVIVGKDFAAANGATAPGASGSASGAAPSAPAVPQPLPSSIVADARSADDNICDNTTYGSGG, from the coding sequence ATGTCAGGTCAGTGGGGCGAGGGTCCGGCTCGCGGTGACGACGCGCCCGGTGCGCTCACGGCCGACGGTGCCGCCGGCGGTATGCCCGGTGCCCCGGTGCCCGGGCCCCGGGCCGGTGGCCGCGCCGAGGCCCGACGGGCCGCCCAGGGCAAACAGGGCCAGGCCGCCAAGGCCGGTCCGGCCAAGGCCGGGCCGCCCCCGGCCGGTGGCGGCGGACGGGCCGCGGCCAGGGCGGCCGCCCGCAAGCCGAAGCGGGACGTCAAGAAGATCGTCGCCTGGTCCGCCGCCGGTGTGCTGGTGCTGCTGGCGGGCGCCGGCGGGCTCATCTACTACCAGCTGAACGGCAACATCAAGTCCTTCGACGCGGACGCGATCGCCAAGGACCGCCCGCCGGAGGCGCAGGCCGACGCGGACGGCAACAAGCCCGTCAACCTGCTGCTGATCGGCTCCGACAGCCGGGGCAAGAACAACTCCGACCTCGGCGGCGGCGAGGACGGCGGAGCCCGCTCGGACACCACGATCCTGCTGCACGTCTACGCCGACCACAAGCACGCGGTGGGAATTTCGATACCGCGCAACGCGATGGTGGCCATACCGTCCTGCAAGCTGCCCAACGGCAAGTGGACCAAGGGTTCGAACAGCGACCTGTTCAACGCGGCCTTCTCCACCGGCGGCACCGACGAGGGCAACCCCGCCTGCACCCAGAACACCGTGGAGAAGCTCACCGGGATCCGGGTCGACCACACCATGGTGGTGGACTTCCAGGGCTTCTCGGCGATGACCAAGGCGGTCGACGGCGTGGACGTCTGCCTGCCCGAGGACATCTACGAGAAGGACCTCAACGAGAAGCTGCCCGCCAAGGGCGCCGTGGTCCTGAAGAAGGGCCCGCAGAAGGTGGAGGGCCAGCCGGCGCTCGACTACGTGCGGCTGCGGCACGGCATCGGCGACGGCTCCGACATCGGCCGGATGAAGCGGCAGCAGGCCTTCATCAGCTCACTGGCGTCCAAGATCAAGAAGCAGGGGCTCAACCCGACCACCCTGCTGCCGCTCGCCAACGCCGCCACCAGCTCGCTCACCGTCGACCCCGGCCTCGACAGCGCCGACAAGCTGATGTCCTTCGGCCTCTCGCTGCGCAACATCGACCTGCACGACCTCAAGTTCGTCACCCTGCCCTGGCGCTACCGCACCGTGGACGCCAACATCGACATCGTCCAGGCGGACGCCAAGAAGCTCTGGGACACCCTCAAGGCCGACCAGACCATCGACGGCCAGAACGCCACCGGCGAGCAGCCCGCGGAGGCCCCCTCCCCGACCGCCCCGCCGGCCGTGGCGGCGACCACCGCGTCCACCCCGGCGGCCGTGGCGCACGCCGCCGCGGCCGGCTCCCCGCTCGCCGACACCAAGAGCATCAAGGTGTCGGTCTACACCGGCACCAGCGCCACCGGCATGGCCGGCAAGGCGGCCGAGCAGCTGAAGGCGGCCAAGTTCACCGCCACCGCCGTCGGCCGGGCGGACAACCTCAAGTACACGACCACGATGGTCCAGTACGGCTCCGGGCAGAAGGCGAACGCGGAGAAGGTCGCCGCGGTCTTCCCCGGCGCGGTGGTCGAGCCCGGCACCTCGGCCGGTATCACCGTGATCGTCGGCAAGGACTTCGCGGCGGCCAACGGCGCCACCGCCCCGGGCGCCTCCGGCAGCGCCTCGGGGGCGGCCCCGTCCGCCCCCGCCGTGCCCCAGCCGCTGCCCAGCAGCATCGTCGCCGACGCCCGCTCGGCGGACGACAACATCTGCGACAACACCACCTACGGCTCCGGCGGCTGA
- a CDS encoding beta-phosphoglucomutase family hydrolase, with protein MLGLPDDIRAFLFDLDGVLTQTATVHAAAWKDTFDAFLRAEAARTGGPFTPFDAVADYDAYVDGRPRLDGTRAFLGSRGIELPEGTDADPPGARTVQGVSRAKNDTVLRMIREQGVAPYPGSVDYVRRLRALGLPTAVVSSSANCRDVLRAAGIEGYFDVIVDGLVAARDALPGKPAPDTYLAAARTLGVEPAHAAVFEDALAGVASGRAGGFGAVVGVDRVGQAAELRRDGATVVVRDLAELIPDPGPQAPGKPEETPA; from the coding sequence ATGCTGGGGCTACCGGACGACATCCGCGCTTTCCTGTTCGACCTCGACGGGGTGCTCACCCAGACCGCCACGGTGCACGCCGCGGCCTGGAAGGACACCTTCGACGCCTTCCTGCGCGCCGAAGCCGCCCGCACCGGCGGGCCGTTCACCCCCTTCGACGCCGTCGCCGACTACGACGCCTACGTGGACGGGCGGCCCAGACTCGACGGCACCCGCGCCTTCCTCGGCAGCCGGGGCATCGAGCTGCCCGAGGGCACCGACGCCGACCCGCCGGGCGCCCGCACCGTGCAGGGCGTCAGCCGGGCCAAGAACGACACCGTGCTGCGGATGATCCGCGAGCAGGGCGTCGCCCCGTACCCGGGCTCCGTCGACTACGTGCGCCGGCTGCGCGCGCTCGGCCTGCCCACCGCCGTGGTCTCGTCCAGCGCCAACTGCCGGGACGTGCTGCGCGCCGCGGGCATCGAGGGCTACTTCGACGTGATCGTGGACGGTCTCGTCGCCGCCCGGGACGCACTGCCGGGCAAGCCCGCGCCGGACACCTACCTGGCCGCCGCCCGGACCCTGGGCGTCGAGCCCGCGCACGCCGCCGTGTTCGAGGACGCGCTGGCCGGGGTCGCCTCCGGCCGGGCCGGCGGCTTCGGCGCGGTGGTCGGGGTGGACCGGGTCGGCCAGGCCGCCGAACTGCGCCGCGACGGCGCCACCGTGGTGGTCCGGGACCTCGCCGAACTGATCCCCGACCCCGGGCCGCAGGCCCCCGGCAAGCCCGAGGAGACACCGGCATGA